Proteins encoded within one genomic window of Kibdelosporangium phytohabitans:
- the pabB gene encoding aminodeoxychorismate synthase component I, translating to MNIAVTEIEVTRLGSALPAEAVFDALYRDAPHAFWLDSATGTGFSFMGAASRVVRAWPDRIELDRGEVLPPGFFAWLADAVRERVDVPDVPFGFTVGWVGYLGYELKAECGGARAYESADPDAVMMYVDRTIVFDHAAGETYLVSADRHWITETAALLAALPEPDPVRPAQSAEVRARHSRDAYMALIERCQDAIRRGESYEVCLTNMISARTDIDPWHAYRLLRRESPAPYGAYLRLGDMAVLSSSPERFLRIEPDGTVESRPIKGTRPRGATPEQDLVLRGDLARNEKDRAENLMIVDLVRNDLGRCAVVGSVRVPAIFEVETYATVHQLVSTIRATLGPDVSPVHCVQSAFPGGSMTGAPKIRTMEIIDELERGPRGVYSGALGYFSLSGHVDLSIVIRTLVVRPGEARFGVGGAIIDPSEPGAEFDETVVKATAMLRVLGAGFPVG from the coding sequence GTGAACATCGCGGTAACCGAGATCGAGGTCACCCGGCTCGGGTCCGCGCTACCGGCCGAGGCGGTCTTCGACGCGCTGTACCGGGATGCCCCGCACGCCTTCTGGCTCGACAGCGCCACCGGTACCGGGTTCTCGTTCATGGGAGCGGCCAGCAGGGTCGTGCGCGCGTGGCCGGACCGGATCGAGCTGGACCGCGGCGAGGTGCTGCCGCCGGGCTTCTTCGCCTGGCTCGCCGACGCGGTGCGCGAGCGGGTCGACGTACCGGACGTGCCGTTCGGGTTCACCGTGGGCTGGGTCGGCTATCTGGGCTACGAGTTGAAAGCCGAGTGCGGCGGCGCGCGGGCGTACGAATCCGCGGACCCGGACGCGGTCATGATGTACGTGGACCGCACGATCGTGTTCGACCACGCGGCAGGCGAGACCTACCTGGTGTCGGCCGACCGGCACTGGATCACCGAGACCGCCGCGCTGCTGGCCGCGTTACCCGAGCCTGACCCGGTCCGGCCCGCGCAGTCGGCCGAAGTCCGGGCCAGGCACAGCCGTGACGCGTACATGGCGTTGATCGAACGCTGCCAGGACGCGATCCGCCGGGGCGAGAGCTACGAGGTCTGCCTGACCAACATGATCTCGGCGCGCACGGACATCGATCCGTGGCACGCGTACCGGCTGCTCCGCCGGGAAAGCCCCGCGCCGTACGGCGCCTACCTCAGGCTCGGCGACATGGCGGTGCTGAGCTCGTCACCCGAGCGGTTCCTGCGGATCGAACCGGACGGCACCGTGGAATCCCGTCCCATCAAGGGAACAAGGCCACGCGGCGCGACGCCGGAACAGGACCTGGTCCTGCGCGGGGATCTGGCGAGAAACGAGAAGGACCGCGCCGAGAACCTGATGATCGTCGACCTGGTCCGCAACGACCTCGGCCGGTGCGCGGTCGTCGGGTCGGTGCGCGTGCCCGCGATCTTCGAAGTCGAGACCTACGCGACCGTGCACCAGCTCGTCAGCACGATCCGCGCCACGCTCGGCCCGGACGTCTCACCTGTCCACTGTGTCCAGTCGGCGTTCCCCGGCGGCTCGATGACCGGCGCACCGAAGATCCGCACGATGGAGATCATCGACGAACTGGAGCGAGGCCCCCGCGGGGTGTACTCCGGTGCTCTCGGCTACTTCTCGTTGTCCGGCCACGTCGACCTGTCCATCGTGATCCGGACTCTGGTCGTGCGGCCGGGCGAAGCGCGGTTCGGGGTCGGCGGGGCGATCATCGACCCGTCGGAGCCCGGCGCCGAGTTCGACGAGACCGTCGTGAAAGCCACGGCGATGCTGCGCGTCCTCGGCGCCGGGTTCCCGGTCGGCTAG